aatggttattttttttaaaagggtctCCTGTGCTTCTACCTCATCAGAACTAGGTGTACAGCAGGCAATTCAAGGTGGGCTGTGTGATTCCAGGTTTTTAGGTAGGTTCCCATTAGTGTCAGCTTGATTTAAGACGGTGACTTTCCTGACTTCTCTGTGTCCTGCTTGGTCTTTGTGGAGACTGCTGTCTTAGTAAGGGGACACCAAACCATAGGACAAGCCTAGCAGCATGTTCTGGCAGAGTACCTACCTCAGTTTGGGACCTGGGTGTGACCACTGGCCTCCACCTCAAAAGTGTTCTTCACATCCTATTCCAGAGGCCCATGGTGCATCATTCCAGACCATAAGGATAACAGCACCCTCAAACACACTAAGCTACTATTTTCTCCTGTCGGGCAGGGGCCACTGCTTTCCTACCTGGCTATTCAGACACCTCTCTCTGGGTCAAAGATGATGCTCTTATCTAGATCCCTGCAACCCGTCTTCACACAGATTCTAATGGCCGTTTTCTGCCCAGTGGCAAGTGCTACATGCAATGGCCAAGAGAGTACAGCTGAGGTTCCGGAATGAGGTGGACCAacagcctctcagagggctgcaAATGGTAACTGGTAGACCAAAGCCCACTCTCAGGTCTCCATAAGCAAGTAGATGGGCGGGGCTTGCACCGATGAAGTCACACCCGGGTAGAAGGAAGTCCTTGAGGAATGGGATCGGGACTTGAGGGGAAATCGAGAAAAATAGAAGTCTTAACGTTGTATAAGGCACGGCTATGCCAGAGCCCTGGGATGAAGAGGGGACGGAGGAGCATGCGCTAGAGATAATAGATCGAGGGGACATAGCAAGAGTCCGGGAGACAGATAATAGAGATGGAGGAAGGCAGAACTCACGGACTCCAGGATCCAAGAGACCCTAGGCATGACAGGGTCCCCGGGGAAGGGAGGGTGCGGGGCACCCGTGGAATgcgggagagggaagaggaggtcAGCACGCGGATCGAGAGCCTGACTCCAGGTAAACCACAAAGGTGATCAGTGTGCAGGGCCCCCTCGCGCACCTTGCCGCGCAGCGCCTTCCTCCAGCGCGGTTCCCACTCGGGCGGCTCCGGGCCAGCGGCCATGCGGCAGGCGGAGCACAGCGGATCCCCGTCGGCGCGGCAGAGCAGCTGCAGCGCGGCCTCGCTGGCAGGGCCATCGCGCGCCGGCGCCGCGGCCGCCTCCTCGAGCGCCAGGAGGCGGCGGCTGAGCGGAGGGCGGCTGGGCTCTACGGCGCGCTGCCAGCAGTCATCGGCACACTCCGGGCACGGGAAGGGCCCGTCCTCCTCGGCCCAGAAGCGCACCACGCACGCCCGGCAGAAACGGTGGCCGCAGTCGGCGCGCACCGGTTCGCGGGGCGCGCGCTGACACAGGGCGCAGATGGCATCGGCGGGACCCGCGGGGAGCGCCAGGGCtgcgggcggcggcggcgccgACGAGGGCGCGGGCGGAGAGGGCGCGGAAGGGCCGAGGACCGGCCGCGGAGCAAGGCCGACCAGCCTCAGCCGACGACTCAGACCCAGACTGCGCCAACGCCGGGCACGCGCGCGCGGGGCGGGGTCCTGGCTGCCGTGCGCTCTGACGTCCAGGTCCTGGCAGCTGCGCGGTCCTCCATCCAGGTCCTGGCAGCTGTGCGCTCTCATTTCAGGTCCTGGTAGTCGCTCATCGCCCTACCCATGTCTGAGCAGCTGAGCTCTCTTCCACCCCGGTTAGGGTAGCGGCTCACGTCCTTTGTCCTGATGGTGTCAGTCGCCGGCTCCAAAGCCAGGTCCTCACAAAGATACTCCCCGTGTCCTATAAGATTACTCATCCTGCAGGGTACTGCCCCAACATCATGAATAATTGCCCATCTCCCACACATGATTTGGGAGGTGATCGATCAGGAAAGGCTTTTCCAGGGGGATTGAGGTTTAGGGTGACTTATCTCTGTACATACCTTCAGCCCCGAAGCAGGATAAAACTGGTCAGGTAGACAGATGCCTGTGTAGTCAACCAGGAGTATGACCAAATTAAAGAAGATAGCAACATAAGATGAAGTCAGGGAGGCTCCCTGTGCACACAGAACAGAACGGCAGCATGTTTTGTAGGAAAGCACTCTAAAGAATATTGTATTAATACAGGTGTAGTCAGCTATCCACAATGTGTGACTCTTCAGATTGAGATTGTGGATATAACTGTAAatgtgactgtggtggtttgaatatgcttggcccagggagtggcactattaggaggtgtggtcttcttggaggaagtgtgtcactgtggccgtgggctttgagaccttacTCTTAGCTACTTGGGAGACAGTCAGTCTTTTGGCTgccttggatcaagatgtagaactctcagctccttctccagcaccttgtctgccttcatgctgtcatgcttcctgccttgatgataatggaccgaacctctaaatatgtaagccagccccaattaaatgtccttcataagagttacattggtcatggtatctcttcacagtaatggaacCATTTATATATTCCAAATACTATGACAGCAGCCACATCTGTACTAAAGCTACACAGCCCTTCTCTGGTCATTATTTCCTAAACAATAGAATGAAGATTTAAACAGTATTCACAGCCTGTTAAGTATCATAAGTCATCTAGAAAAGATGTCTTAAATAGAAGGATGCATGTAAATATTATGTTTTAGCTGGGTGTaatggtacatgcttttaatcacagcactcaggaattAGAGCTGGCAggtctcagtgagttccaggccagccagagctgtatagtaagaccctgtctcaaaaaaaaaaaaaaaagtcatgtatctgtgaaagagagagagagagagagagagagagagagagagagagagagagagagagagagatgtgatgtGTGTAAGAGAAACATTTTATCTGAGGGATTGGAGTGTCCATAAATTGTGGTATCCTTGGGGGTTTAGAGCCAACCTCTTCAACAGATataacatttatacatatattaattaaaattaaaaatcagttttatttagGCACTTTCACACTCATCTAACTGACCATAGCCATATCCAACATGGTTCTCAAATTGTTACTGAGGTCTGGTGCTCAAACCCTGGGCATTATGCATCCTAGACACTGACTGTACTTacaatcccagcaattgggagatggaggcagggtaATTGAGTTCAGTTTGAGCTACAAGGCAAGACCTTggcttaaaagaaaaaccaaaccaaacaaagataacaacaaaaaccatagcATGGATGGGAAGCAAGGATGAAGGGCATGTGGGAAGACATATGATGTAACCTGGAAGGTGACCCACTGCATGGGCATCCCCGACGCTGCCCATGGTCATGACCAAGGTGTACCTGATATGGTCATGGCCAATTTGTGCCTGAAAGTGCACTCTTCTAATGCCATGTTGTGTGGGAAGAAAGACATAGCAACATGAATGGCTAAGCTTTAAGATTAGTTGCCCTCATCAGAATTCCACTCTGGGGATCAAATGCAGGGCCTTCCATATACTGGGGAAAACCTTCCCCCACTGAGATATATCTGTAGCCTATGAGCTGCCTTTAGTATTTGATTCTAtggataaacatttaaaaatatcttatccttctgaattaaaaaaaaattcagcaattCTCTGAGAATTCCATACCCACTTGAGGGTGTGTGTTACTGTTTTCTACAtaagcctctctctttctctttttaagttgtttacatttaataatgtttatttctatgttatgtgtatgagtattttgcctgcaagcatgcatgcacgcCATATGAGTACTTAgtacccagagaggccagaggaaggtgtcagAACTGGACTGatagacagttgtgggctgccatgcgAGTGCTCGGAATTgccctcaggtcctctgcagcaaagtcaagtgctcttaaccactgagccatctcttcagcatcctctttcctcccttgcAACCTATGCTTAAGCTTATActaaagccttttcttttttagaagaagaagaagaagaagaagaagaagaagaagaagaagaagaagaagaagaagaagaagatttaatttgtgtttgtgtgtatgtgtgtatgtctgcacctACCTgtaggtacctgtggaggccagaagaggatatcaaaTACCCTGGAACCTGAGTTTTAGGACGCTGTGAGCCGCTCAACGTGGGCACTGGAAATCCATGGGCACCGGAATCTCTCTTCTGAGAGCACAACTTAAGTGCTGAATCATCTCTACAGTCCCAGAactgtttaataataaaatataaactccaCTTCAAAGGATATTGCATCAAGCCAGTTACCTAATAACTattaccttttaaatattttagatgtgAAAATATTCACATGTTTAGAATTCATTAAATTATGTAagatcctaaaaataaaaaagccaggtTG
This sequence is a window from Mus pahari chromosome 14, PAHARI_EIJ_v1.1, whole genome shotgun sequence. Protein-coding genes within it:
- the Rnf187 gene encoding E3 ubiquitin-protein ligase RNF187; this translates as MRAHSCQDLDGGPRSCQDLDVRAHGSQDPAPRARARRWRSLGLSRRLRLVGLAPRPVLGPSAPSPPAPSSAPPPPAALALPAGPADAICALCQRAPREPVRADCGHRFCRACVVRFWAEEDGPFPCPECADDCWQRAVEPSRPPLSRRLLALEEAAAAPARDGPASEAALQLLCRADGDPLCSACRMAAGPEPPEWEPRWRKALRGKENKGSVEIMRKDLNDARDLHGQAESAAAVWKGHVMDRRKKALTDYKKLRAFFVEEEEHFLQEAEKDEGASEDDELADPADRFRSLLQAVSELEKKHRNLGLSMLLQ